One stretch of Ooceraea biroi isolate clonal line C1 chromosome 4, Obir_v5.4, whole genome shotgun sequence DNA includes these proteins:
- the LOC105283626 gene encoding uncharacterized protein LOC105283626 isoform X3, with protein MTYVGNLIFVDKHCRQSTSMEESKKRVDSLSLAYEDISNMPYDIIEDFSCTLYHLDISHNFFSRNLHFLTNFDNLRSLNLDHNRIDENTMFPYIPTLELLWLNNNHIQNLYPFMKNLQKSMPNLKYLSIMGNDAAPSYLNGGSFYDYLQYRLYVLSWFPTLVHLDDRKVTEDQRREAVRLFKRPLYRSITLPEYISDLRKKLFPLKPTLASQLVWPSKESNLII; from the exons ATGACTTATGTAGGAAACTTAATATTTGTGGATAAGCACTGCAGACAGTCAACAAGCATGGAAGAATCTAAGAAACGTGTCGATTCCCTATCGCTTGCGTATGAAGATATCTCCAACATGCCTTACGATATCATAGAGGATTTTAGTTGCACCTTGTATCACTTGGATATCAGTCACAACTTTTTCAGCAG GAATTTACACTTTCTGACAAACTTCGACAATCTGAGGTCTCTCAATCTGGATCACAATAGAATTGACGAGAATACCATGTTCCCATACATTCCCACTCTTGAGCTACTCTGGCTGAACAACAATCACATACAGAACCTGTATCCCTTTATGAAGAATCTCCAGAAAAGCATGCCAAACCTCAAGTACTTGTCCATCATGGGAAACGACGCGGCACCCAGTTATCTTAACGGTGGATCATTCTATGATTATCTTCAGTACAG GTTGTACGTGCTATCCTGGTTCCCAACATTGGTGCACCTAGATGACAGGAAAGTCACTGAGGACCAACGGAGGGAGGCTGTCAGATTGTTCAAACGACCGTTGTACAGAAGCATTACACTGCCAGAATACATTAGCGATCTACGTAAAAAGTTGTTCCCGTTGAAACCAACACTGGCTAGTCAACTAGTATGGCCATCGAAAGAATCCAACTTGATTATTTGA
- the LOC105283626 gene encoding uncharacterized protein LOC105283626 isoform X1, translating into MCKVFVFSNLLHYDCHRLDADNEVEYSLEEEEEEEYTMTYVGNLIFVDKHCRQSTSMEESKKRVDSLSLAYEDISNMPYDIIEDFSCTLYHLDISHNFFSRNLHFLTNFDNLRSLNLDHNRIDENTMFPYIPTLELLWLNNNHIQNLYPFMKNLQKSMPNLKYLSIMGNDAAPSYLNGGSFYDYLQYRLYVLSWFPTLVHLDDRKVTEDQRREAVRLFKRPLYRSITLPEYISDLRKKLFPLKPTLASQLVWPSKESNLII; encoded by the exons ATGTGTAAAgtatttgtcttttctaatttGTTGCATTATGATTGTCACAGGTTGGATGCTGATAATGAGGTAGAATATTCCctggaggaggaagaagaagaagagtatACCATGACTTATGTAGGAAACTTAATATTTGTGGATAAGCACTGCAGACAGTCAACAAGCATGGAAGAATCTAAGAAACGTGTCGATTCCCTATCGCTTGCGTATGAAGATATCTCCAACATGCCTTACGATATCATAGAGGATTTTAGTTGCACCTTGTATCACTTGGATATCAGTCACAACTTTTTCAGCAG GAATTTACACTTTCTGACAAACTTCGACAATCTGAGGTCTCTCAATCTGGATCACAATAGAATTGACGAGAATACCATGTTCCCATACATTCCCACTCTTGAGCTACTCTGGCTGAACAACAATCACATACAGAACCTGTATCCCTTTATGAAGAATCTCCAGAAAAGCATGCCAAACCTCAAGTACTTGTCCATCATGGGAAACGACGCGGCACCCAGTTATCTTAACGGTGGATCATTCTATGATTATCTTCAGTACAG GTTGTACGTGCTATCCTGGTTCCCAACATTGGTGCACCTAGATGACAGGAAAGTCACTGAGGACCAACGGAGGGAGGCTGTCAGATTGTTCAAACGACCGTTGTACAGAAGCATTACACTGCCAGAATACATTAGCGATCTACGTAAAAAGTTGTTCCCGTTGAAACCAACACTGGCTAGTCAACTAGTATGGCCATCGAAAGAATCCAACTTGATTATTTGA
- the LOC105283624 gene encoding peroxidase-like, which produces MRRFWAASFLLAALLQTTAIAEDVTTKKQTTSSQIEQDKKPADLEAADSAYLPFSINKNPIISTYNPATYFTSNPYLSSSSNFPNSIFSFNQDKTTSIHQQIKCGDTYPQACQRLRYRSYDGSCNNLQNPSWGLANTRYGRLLRPRYSDGIRAPTKSVTGQDLPLARAVSYTMFQNIDIDDRLWTLASMQYGQIMAHDMGLIDGTTQSKSHQTRCCTFNGQITPEATTSPLCFPILIPRDDPVYSRSSVQCLNFVRSMTDLDRGCSSPHKPAEQLNTVTHYLDLSIVYGSSNDVAASLRAGFGGRLNVEVRKNRQFPPQSQNKTAMCDLVYESEPCYATGDTRANQNPQLTILQIVLLREHNRVADYLAELNPHWTDETIFQETRRIVIAEHQNIAYYEWLPIFLGLMQVYENKINYDTTNYVDDYDKTVKGNVLNEHANAANRYFHSLIAGHLNLVMKERYYSPFNSLRLSDHFNRPGIIEKGNNLDDLTRGLSSQPQKNADTYFDEEITQYLFRRGRVLGSDLRATDIQRDRDHGIASYNDYREYCGLRRARTFEDFADHISLPDIQKLSTLYASPDDVELTVGGSLERLVAGTLAGPTFQCILIKQFQLTRVGDRYWFETGNPEIAFTLEQLNELRKSSISRLLCDNGDRIQYMQKLGFLQVSEMNPMRACDELPQVNLSLWKDFGSETHGFTNYHINGFQFKK; this is translated from the exons ATGCGGCGGTTCTGGGCTGCAAGCTTCCTCCTTGCAGCACTTTTACAGACGACGGCAATCGCCGAAGATGTCACGACGAAAAAGCAGACTACTTCATCACAAATAG AACAAGACAAGAAGCCCGCTGACTTAGAAGCTGCGGACAGTGCGTATCTGCCGTTTTCGATTAATAAGAACCCTATCATCAGCACTTATAATCCTGCCACCTACTTTACGTCAAATCCGTATCTTTCATCTTCGTCGAATTTTCCAAATTCCAT TTTTTCTTTCAATCAAGACAAGACTACTTCCATCCATCAACAAATCAAATGCGGCGATACCTATCCCCAAGCTTGTCAGCGTTTACGATATCGAAGTTACGATGGTTCCTGCAATAATCTTCAAAACCCATCGTGGGGTCTAGCCAATACAAGATACGGAAGACTCTTGCGTCCACGTTACAGTGATG GCATTCGAGCACCAACGAAGTCAGTCACCGGTCAAGACCTGCCTCTAGCTCGAGCCGTCAGCTACACGATGTTCCAGAACATTGACATCGATGATAGACTCTGGACCCTAGCTTCGATGCAATACGGACAAATCATGGCGCACGATATGGGTTTGATCGATGGCACAACTCAGTCAA aatcccaccagacacgaTGCTGCACATTCAATGGCCAGATAACACCGGAAGCGACGACGTCACCCCTGTGCTTCCCAATACTGATACCGCGTGACGATCCAGTGTACAGCAGATCCTCCGTGCAATGCTTGAACTTTGTCCGTAGTATGACCGACCTTGATCGTGGCTGTTCGTCTCCGCACAAGCCAGCAGAACAG ttAAACACTGTCACTCATTATTTGGACCTTTCGATCGTCTACGGATCGAGCAACGACGTTGCGGCTAGTTTGCGTGCTGGTTTTGGCGGACGTTTGAACGTGGAAGTGAGGAAGAACAGACAGTTTCCACCACAGTCGCAAAATAAAACTGCCATGTGCGATTTGGTGTATGAATCCGAGCCGTGCTACGCTACTG gTGATACTCGAGCCAATCAGAATCCGCAATTGACGATCCTACAAATCGTATTGCTCAGAGAGCACAATCGTGTTGCCGATTACTTGGCGGAATTAAATCCTCACTGGACCGACGAAACGATATTTCAAGAAACACGTCGCATCGTGATCGCTGAACATCAGAATATTGCGTACTACGAATGGCTGCCGATTTTCTTAG GTCTTATGCAAGTTTATGAGAACAAAATCAATTATGACACTACCAATTATGTGGATGATTATGACAAGACAGTTAAAGGTAACGTGTTGAACGAGCACGCAAACGCAGCCAATAGATATTTCCATTCGCTAATCGCCGGTCATCTGAA CTTGGTGATGAAAGAACGATACTACTCTCCTTTCAATTCATTGAGACTGAGCGATCACTTCAATAGACCCGGTATTATAGAGAAGGGCAACAATCTAGACGATCTGACACGGGGTTTATCCTCTCAACCGCAGAAAAATGCCGATACATATTTCGACGAAGAG ATTACGCAGTACTTGTTCAGGAGAGGAAGAGTTCTTGGTTCTGATCTGCGAGCGACGGACATACAGAGAGATCGCGATCACGGAATCGCATCATACAACGACTATCGCGAATACTGCGGATTACGGCGAGCACGCACTTTCGAGGACTTTGCTGACCATATATCTCTCCCA GATATACAGAAACTGTCCACGTTGTATGCCAGCCCGGATGATGTCGAGTTGACCGTCGGCGGATCTTTGGAGAGGCTCGTGGCTGGTACTTTAGCTGGCCCGACGTTCCAGTGTATcttgataaaacaatttcaacTAACGCGAGTCGGCGATCGTTACTGGTTCGAGACCGGAAATCCGGAAATAGCATTTACGTTAG AACAATTAAACGAATTACGAAAGTCGTCTATATCGCGACTGCTTTGCGACAATGGAGACCGTATTCAATATATGCAAAAATTAGGATTCCTACAAGTATCTGAAAT GAATCCGATGAGGGCATGCGACGAGCTGCCGCAAGTAAATCTTTCTTTGTGGAAGGATTTTGGTTCAGAGACTCACGGCTTTACAAATTACCATATTAATGGAttccaatttaaaaaatga
- the LOC105283622 gene encoding E3 ubiquitin-protein ligase XIAP, producing MYVIRQDKMIIIFEILPSVRPHLLLSSNNVKPNDVFIDEVDHSIDDSRTVQMDYRYESVRFESFKDWPVPYIRADRLAEAGFYYLGRDSAVKCFECELKILNWLEDQDPIIQHKLFSATCKFVNNVPCGNVPIKENYNPFSSSSTDQDVGQDVCGILDDSHGTFTSNVKNAKYPEYCAYRDRLNSFYSWHDRQWPHTREQLAEAGFFYKGNDDQTPCFHCGVRLRNWRPNEDPWQRHALVQPCCHYLLTIKGQKFAEQGRKVTWDYLVFKPIESQALPSRKPLAAIETQNQPGPSRAHQNQSSQRDIENISSNVAALSIIEEESEEGAACASNTGPPKPDKEDLPCSCCYSNRRNILFMTCHHVVACETCANKLDMCPICREKIQFRYKICIPRSL from the exons ATGTACGTGATACGTCAGGACAAGATGATCATCATCTTCGAAATCCTCCCAAGCGTACGACCGCATCTGTTGTTATCATCAAACAATGTCAAGCCAAACGATGTATTTATTGACGAAGTGGATCACAGTATTGATGACAGTCGTACAGTACAAATGGATTATCGATATGAATCTGTCAGGTTCGAAAGTTTCAAGGATTGGCCTGTGCCTTACATTCGGGCCGATAGGCTTGCAGAAGCTGGGTTTTACTATCTCGGGAGAGATAGTGCAGTTAAGTGTTTCGAATGTGAACTGAAAATACTCAATTGGCTAGAAGACCAAGATCCGATAATACAACACAAGTTGTTCTCTGCGACATGCAAATTCGTCAACAACGTTCCTTGCGGGAATGTaccaataaaagaaaattacaacCCTTTTTCGTCATCATCAACGGACCAAGACGTCGGACAGGATGTCTGTGGGATATTAGACGACTCGCACGGAACCTTCACGAGCAATGTGAAAAATGCCAAGTATCCCGAGTACTGTGCTTACCGTGATCGCCTTAACAGTTTTTACTCCTGGCATGATAGACAGTGGCCACACACTAGGGAGCAGCTAGCAGAAGCGGGATTCTTTTACAAGGGAAATGATGATCAAACTCCCTGCTTCCATTGCGGCGTACGATTGCGCAACTGGCGCCCTAATGAGGATCCTTGGCAGAGGCATGCCTTGGTGCAGCCCTGCTGCCATTATTTACTCACGATAAAAGGTCAAAAATTCGCGGAACAGGGTCGTAAGGTGACATGGGATTATTTAGTCTTCAAACCAATT GAAAGTCAGGCTTTGCCGAGCAGGAAACCATTGGCGGCCATAGAAACGCAAAATCAACCTGGACCATCTAGAGCGCATCAAAATCAAAGTTCACAGAgagatatagaaaatatatcgaGTAACGTCGCAGCTTTATCGATTATAGAAGAGGAATCGGAGGAAGGCGCGGCTTGTGCGTCTAACACCGGACCTCCCAAACCAGATAAGGAAGACTTGCCGTGCTCATGTTGCTACAGTAATAGGcgaaatattctatttatgaCCTGCCATCACGTAGTAGCCTGTGAAACGTGTGCAAATAAGCTGGACATGTGTCCGATATGCCGTGAGAAAATACAGTTCaggtataaaatatgtattccACGTAGCTTATGA
- the LOC105283626 gene encoding uncharacterized protein LOC105283626 isoform X2 — protein sequence MLDADNEVEYSLEEEEEEEYTMTYVGNLIFVDKHCRQSTSMEESKKRVDSLSLAYEDISNMPYDIIEDFSCTLYHLDISHNFFSRNLHFLTNFDNLRSLNLDHNRIDENTMFPYIPTLELLWLNNNHIQNLYPFMKNLQKSMPNLKYLSIMGNDAAPSYLNGGSFYDYLQYRLYVLSWFPTLVHLDDRKVTEDQRREAVRLFKRPLYRSITLPEYISDLRKKLFPLKPTLASQLVWPSKESNLII from the exons AT GTTGGATGCTGATAATGAGGTAGAATATTCCctggaggaggaagaagaagaagagtatACCATGACTTATGTAGGAAACTTAATATTTGTGGATAAGCACTGCAGACAGTCAACAAGCATGGAAGAATCTAAGAAACGTGTCGATTCCCTATCGCTTGCGTATGAAGATATCTCCAACATGCCTTACGATATCATAGAGGATTTTAGTTGCACCTTGTATCACTTGGATATCAGTCACAACTTTTTCAGCAG GAATTTACACTTTCTGACAAACTTCGACAATCTGAGGTCTCTCAATCTGGATCACAATAGAATTGACGAGAATACCATGTTCCCATACATTCCCACTCTTGAGCTACTCTGGCTGAACAACAATCACATACAGAACCTGTATCCCTTTATGAAGAATCTCCAGAAAAGCATGCCAAACCTCAAGTACTTGTCCATCATGGGAAACGACGCGGCACCCAGTTATCTTAACGGTGGATCATTCTATGATTATCTTCAGTACAG GTTGTACGTGCTATCCTGGTTCCCAACATTGGTGCACCTAGATGACAGGAAAGTCACTGAGGACCAACGGAGGGAGGCTGTCAGATTGTTCAAACGACCGTTGTACAGAAGCATTACACTGCCAGAATACATTAGCGATCTACGTAAAAAGTTGTTCCCGTTGAAACCAACACTGGCTAGTCAACTAGTATGGCCATCGAAAGAATCCAACTTGATTATTTGA